One Syntrophales bacterium DNA window includes the following coding sequences:
- the aspS gene encoding aspartate--tRNA ligase has product MSDFITVNKRTHYCGNLGPSDTGKEVVLMGWVHRRRDHGGVIFVDLRDREGLAQVVFNPEVSPKFHKEAHRIRSEFVLAVKGKVRPRPEGMVNPDLKTGGIEVMVDELEIFNESKTPPFVLDADVDISENLRLKYRYLDLRRPKIQQKLILRNKVAAETRNYLQKEGFIEIETPFLTKSTPEGARDYLVPSRINHGMFYALPQSPQLFKQLLMVSGFDKYYQIVRCFRDEDLRADRQPEFTQIDIEMSFISEEDIIRTMEGLMSHLFKTCINKEVMVPFTRMTYDEAMARYGKDNPDTRFSLELRDLTGIVKDSGFQVFREVSDRGGVIKAIKVDDGKPLSRKDLDSLTDYVSTYGAKGIAWARVNADGWTSPIFKFLKPAEIEQINKKMEAIPGNVILFVADSPGIVNDSLSSLRIHLAKKLGLIDHEVFAFTWITRFPMFEYGEQEKRFAAKHHPFTSPLTEDIPLLKTDPGKVKARAYDLVLNGTEIGGGSIRIHQKEIQAEVFNVLGLKEDEVRMKFGFFLDALEYGTPPHGGIAFGFDRMIMLMTGAESIRDVIAFPKTQKATCPLTDAPGKISIEQLMELSLKIV; this is encoded by the coding sequence TTGTCTGATTTCATAACTGTCAACAAAAGAACGCATTATTGTGGTAATCTCGGTCCTTCCGATACGGGGAAAGAAGTGGTCCTGATGGGATGGGTGCACAGAAGAAGGGATCACGGAGGTGTGATATTCGTGGATTTAAGGGACAGAGAAGGCCTGGCACAGGTTGTTTTCAACCCTGAAGTAAGTCCCAAATTCCACAAAGAGGCCCACAGGATAAGGAGTGAATTTGTCCTCGCTGTAAAAGGTAAGGTACGGCCCAGACCGGAAGGAATGGTTAATCCGGATTTGAAAACCGGTGGTATCGAAGTGATGGTCGATGAGCTGGAAATATTCAACGAATCAAAAACTCCGCCTTTTGTTCTTGATGCTGATGTCGATATCTCCGAAAATCTTCGCCTTAAATACAGATACCTCGATTTGAGACGGCCCAAGATTCAACAAAAATTAATACTCAGAAACAAGGTCGCTGCTGAAACAAGAAACTACTTGCAGAAAGAGGGTTTTATAGAAATTGAAACTCCTTTCCTGACAAAAAGCACTCCCGAAGGTGCACGTGATTATCTTGTCCCAAGCAGGATAAATCATGGAATGTTCTATGCGCTCCCCCAATCACCACAGCTTTTTAAACAACTGCTTATGGTCTCCGGCTTTGACAAGTATTACCAGATTGTGAGGTGCTTTCGTGATGAAGACCTCAGGGCGGATCGCCAGCCTGAATTCACACAGATCGATATAGAAATGTCCTTCATATCAGAGGAAGATATTATAAGAACGATGGAAGGCCTTATGTCTCATCTATTTAAAACGTGCATCAACAAAGAAGTTATGGTTCCATTCACGAGGATGACCTATGATGAAGCCATGGCTCGATATGGAAAGGATAATCCGGACACAAGGTTCTCACTGGAACTTAGAGATCTGACCGGAATAGTAAAGGATTCGGGTTTTCAGGTTTTCAGGGAAGTGTCCGATCGCGGCGGAGTTATAAAGGCAATAAAAGTAGACGATGGGAAACCCCTTTCCAGAAAAGATCTTGATAGTCTGACAGATTATGTCAGCACTTATGGTGCAAAGGGTATCGCCTGGGCAAGGGTAAACGCCGACGGGTGGACGTCTCCGATATTCAAATTCTTAAAACCTGCGGAAATTGAACAGATAAACAAGAAAATGGAGGCAATCCCGGGTAATGTAATCCTTTTTGTTGCCGATTCGCCAGGGATTGTGAACGATTCTCTAAGTAGTCTGAGGATCCATCTTGCCAAAAAATTAGGATTGATTGATCATGAAGTATTCGCTTTTACCTGGATTACCAGGTTTCCCATGTTTGAATACGGCGAGCAAGAAAAGAGGTTTGCAGCAAAACACCATCCTTTCACCTCTCCGCTAACAGAAGATATACCTCTCCTGAAAACAGATCCCGGGAAGGTCAAGGCCAGAGCCTATGATCTTGTTCTGAACGGAACCGAGATAGGGGGAGGAAGCATACGAATACACCAGAAGGAAATCCAGGCGGAAGTTTTTAATGTTCTTGGACTGAAAGAAGATGAAGTAAGGATGAAATTCGGTTTTTTTCTGGATGCCCTTGAATACGGCACACCTCCTCACGGGGGTATAGCCTTCGGTTTTGACAGGATGATTATGCTGATGACCGGCGCCGAGTCTATCCGGGATGTTATAGCATTCCCTAAAACTCAGAAAGCAACCTGCCCTCTTACAGATGCCCCGGGGAAGATCAGCATAGAACAATTGATGGAACTTTCATTAAAAATAGTATGA